ATAAATGGTGTAAACCGAATATGCCGCCGAAAAAGCCGCTGATGATGTAGGTAGATTTATGGACGGTGCGCATCCGTTTGCGTTGTTTCTCTGAAGGTGAGAGCGGATGCTCGTCAACAAAGATTAAGTAGTCGTTATGGTTATCGTTGGAAACGGTTTCTTCTTCAGCAGGCTCGGTGTCAACGGGAGGGTGCGCCAATGTTTCTCTAAGATCGGGATGAGTTTGGAATAGCTTTACGTCATACTCGGCTTTCGCAATCGGGGTGGATAATGTATCCCGGATTTCGCGCAATTGCTGCAACGATAACAGCTCTTGCTCTGCTGCGCGTAAAACGGCTTTGCTGACTTGTTGTGAGTCGGCGCCGGCGGGAAGGTTGAGTAAGCTGTAAAGATTTTTCATGAGTGATACATTTCTGAATATTGAATATTTATTTTTTATGTATAACTTAGGTTATTTTAATTTAAGTAAAAAATCAAATAGAAAATTATTTATAAAAGTTATAAATATGGGATAAGCGGGTGTTGGTGCTTTATTTTTATGCGGATGGTGTAAAATATCGGGCTATTTTGTTGTATTGTTAGCACAAGGAATAAGGAATATGTTGACCCTATATTATTTGCCCGGAGCATGTTCGTTGGTGCCTCAGGTTGCTTTGGAATGGGCCGGTGCCGATTATCAGGCGGTAGAAGTGCCGCGCGATAAAATCAAATCACCGGAATTTTTGGCTTTGAATCCGATGGGAAGTGTGCCTGTTTTGCAAGAAGGTGACCGGGCCTTGTCGCAAAATATTGCGATTTTGGAATATGTCCACGAACTTTACCCGAAAGCTTTGATATTGGGCGGTGGTGATGCGAAGCATAGGGCTGAAGCGCGGAAGTGGCTGGCATTTGCGAATGCCGACCTGCATCCGGCATTTTCGCTTTTGTTTGCGCCACAGCGTTTTGTGGATGGGGAGGAAGAGCAGGCGAAGTTGCGTGCGGTGGCGGCGGGTCGGGTGACTATGCTGTATAACTATCCGCACGAGGTGCTGAGTAAGCAGCCTTATTTGGCCGGGGAGAAAACCATTGCGGATGTGTATCTTTATGTAACCTTGCGCTGGGCTAAGGGGCTTGGCTTGGATTTGAGCATTTATCCTGCGTTTACGGATTTTTATCTGCGCATGGAGTCTGACGAAGGGGTGCAGCAGGCTTTAAGCAAGCAAGGGTTGCTGTAGTTTTAAAAGGTTTGATATGTAACAATGCCTGTCTGAAAACTGTTTTTCAGACAGGCATTGTTACGTGTTGATTCAAACTAGGCAAACCAGCCGCGTATAGCTTCCAAACCATGGTGGTTGATGCAGGCGTCTGCATGGGCTTGGGCTTTGGGTTTTGCGCGATAGGCTATGCCGATGCCCGCTGCTTCAAGCATGGGGATATCGTTGGCGCCGTCACCTACGGCCACTACCTGCCAAGCTTCCAATCCTAATGCATTGCGGTGCTCGGTAAGTAAATCTGCTTTGGCTTTGGCATCGATGATTCGTCCGTTGAGTTGGCCGTTTAAGATGCTGTTTTCGCTGCTGAGTTGATTGGCATAAGCATAGTCCAAACCAAGCCGTTTTTTGAGGCGGTCGGTAAAAAAGGTAAAGCCGCCGGAGACGAGCATAAACTTTACATCGTGTTTTTTGCATTCGGCCAGTAGGTATTCGGCTCCGGGAGAGAGCTGTAACACTTGGTCGTAAACTTCTTGCAAGACATGTTCTTGCAAGCCTTTGAGTAAGCCTACACGCTCGCGCAGGGATTGTTCGAAATCCAGCTCGCCGCGCATGGAGCGCTCCGTGATGGCGGCAACTTGGTTTTTCAAACCCACGCCCGCCGCTATTTCGTCGATGCACTCAATCGTAATCAGCGTAGAGTCCATATCGCTCACAATCAGCCCGAGTTCTTCGAATTTCATATCGGGCAATACGGCATAATCGATTTTTTGCTCATTTAAATGCTGTGCAATGTCATCGGGCAAGGAAAAGCCGGCGGTAACGGGGATACGTATGCTGGTTGGGAGATGTGCCGTCGGTATGGAAATGTGGCGTGCAAGCCGGCTTAAATCGCAGGATGCGATAGTGGGATGTTGAAGAACGAGAACGTGGGGCTTCATAATCAATGAGTTCGGAAAAATAAGGCCGATTATAGCCTAATGCCTGTCTGAAAAGTATGAGGAAACAAACGTTGGCGGGACGGACATTGATTTTTCTAGGTAAAACAAAATCCCTGAACATTTGTTCAGGGATTTCAATATTTGGCACGCCCACGGGGAATCGAACCCCGGTTACCGCCGTGAAAGGGCGATGTCCTAACCGCTAGACGATGGGCGCGGATAGATTTTTGGCGCACCCGGAGCGATTCGAACGCCCGACCCTCTGGTTCGTAGCCAGATACTCTATCCAACTGAGCTACGGGTGCGAGAAAGATTGCTATTTTATGGATTGGGGGAAATCTTGTCAACTATTTTATCGCGGAAAGTGTGCAGAAAAGGTAGAATATAAAATTATTGTTTGAATTTCATGGAAATTTAGTTATGTCGGATGTGAAGTGCAGATGGCCTTTGCTGGCTGCTGCATTTGCCCGTTTGGGGCGGCCGGTGGTGATTGTGGATTTGGAAACCACCGGCGGTAATATGTTGGCAGACCGCATCACGGAAGTGGCTATGCTTCGTTTTGAGCAGGGCAGGGTGATGCAGCGTGAATGGCTCGTCAATCCGCAAATGCCGATTCCGCCGTTTATTACCGGTTTAACGGGTATTGACGACGGGATGGTAAAAAATGCGCCTGTTTTTGCTGAATTGGCAAAAGAACTGTTGCCGTTTTTGCAGGGCGCCGTGGTGGTGGCGCACAACAGCAGGTTCGACTATACGTTTCTGCGGCATGAGTTTCAGCGTGCCGGTATGGATTTTGCGGCTCCGGCTTTGTGTACGGTGCAGCTTTCACGCAAACTTTATCCGCAGTTCCACAAACATAATTTAGACAGCATCATCGAGCGCTGCGGTATCGAAATGCAGCAGCGCCACCGTGCGATGGCTGATGTGCTGGCCTTAGCCGAATTTTTGGAGAAAGCCCTGTCTGAACGTGGGGTGCAAGAGTTTGAAGCGCGCAGCAGGGCATTGATGAATCCGAAAATGTTGCCTGCTTGGCTGTCTCCTGATTTGACCGACCAGCTCTACGCACTGCCGGATCGGCACGGTGTGTTGGTTTGGTTGGATAAGGGCGGGCAGGCGCTGCATATGGGTGAGCATGAACACGTTTTCTCTGCGGTGGCATCTCATTTGCATGTAAAGAGGCCGGATTATGCGGAGCGGGCTGCAAGAGTGCGTTTTATTCCCGCAGTAGGCGGTTTGCATGCGCTTTGGCTGAAAGCGCAATTGGCCAATGAATACGGTTTGAAGCACGAACAGGGGATGAAAACTTATTTGACGGTGCGTTTCCGCCCGGATGAAGCCGGCGCGTTGCAGGCAAAAATCGAGCCTTTGTATTTCGGCAAACATCATCAGAAGCCTTTTGGTTTGTTTTTGCATAAAAAGTCTGCCAAAAGAGCGTTAACGGTGTGGGCGGCGGAAATGGGTTTGTGCCCTTCCGCTTTGGATATTTTGCCGCAAACTTATATATGCGGCGTGCCGTGTCCGATGGAAGTTGCGGGAAAATGCAGGGGTGGTTGCGCTTCGGAGGGCGGCAACCCGCTGCATAACGAACGGGTGTTGGCAAGCGCCGGATTGCTGCCCGTGGCGGACTGGGGGAAGATGCATGAGGTTGAAATCACGGAAACGGACGGCTTAAGCGGGCAGTGCTTTACATTTCATTGCGCAGGCGGTGCATTGTCGCTGCCGGACGGCAGTTGGTATTTTGACGAAAGCTTGCCGGCCGTGTTGAAAACGAAGTTTAAGATGGGCAGCCGTGTCGTGAAGATGTTGGGTTAATGCCGGTTTGCGATATTGAAAATGCCTGTCTGAAAATGTTCAGACAGGCATTGGTGATTTAGAGCGGTTTACATATTTTGCAATCGTGCGATGCGGTTATCCAAGCTCGGGTGGGTGCTCAAGAGCGAATCTTTGGCTTCGCTGGCAATGCCCATAGCCGTCATGTCCTGCGGCAAGTCGCTCGGGTTGCCTTTAAGGCGCTGCAATGCGGCAATCATTTTGGGCGTGCCGACCAGTTTGGCTGCGCCGGCATCCGCGCGGTATTCGCGCTGGCGGCTGAACCACATGACGATGATGCTGGCCAAAAAGCCGAATAAAACCTGCAAAATCATGCTGACGACAAAGTAAATGCCACCATTGGTTTCACCGCGGTCATTGGTGGCGACCATATTGGAAATGATGCGTGAAAGGAAAATCACAAAAGTATTCACCACGCCTTGAATCAGGGTAAGCGTAACCATATCGCCGTTGCCGACGTGTGCCATTTCGTGTGCCAAAACCGCTTCAACCTCATCGCGGGTCATGTTGTTCAGCAAGCCGGTGCTTACAGCAACCAGAGAATTGTTTTTGCTCGGGCCTGTGGCAAAAGCATTGGGTTCGGGGGAATCGTAAATGGCAACTTCGGGTGTTTGCAGGTTCCATTGGCGCGCTTGGGCTTCTACGGTATTCAGCAACCATGCTTCCAATTCGTTTTGCGGTTGGGTAATCACCTCGGCACCTACGGCGCGTTTCGCTGCCATTTTGGAAGTAAGCAGCGAAATAATCGAGCCGGTAAAACCGATGACGGCGGAAAAGCCAAGTAAGCCGGCCATGTTGTTGGGATCGCCGTTTAACCCTAATATGCTTAAAATGATGCTGATAACCACCAAAACGGCGATATTGGTCAGCAGAAATAAGAAAATGCGTTTCACAAGTTTCCCTTCTTGAATGTATGTGTGTTGCTTTATCTCAAAACAGTGGGGGTATTTTCGCAAAAACAGTGGATAAGAAACAGCACGCTTTGGGAAAAGGTATGCAAATTTGCACGGGTTTTGTTGTTTGTTGTGTATAACTTTGAAACGGAATCTTTATCTGAGCAGATAAAATTTATTTGTGCCGCGTTTATAGAATCAATGCCTGTCTGAACAGTTTCAGACAGGCATTGTTGACGGCTTTAATCATATTGCGGGCGGATGTTCATTCCACCGCATGCGAGCAACCGGAAACCATCTGCTTTAATGCTTCGGGATTCAGCAGCTTGATATGTTTGTGCTCAACTTGCACCAGGCCTTCCTGATGGAATTTGGATAATGTCCGGCTTACCGTTTCCAGTTTTAAGCCGAGATAGCTGCCTATTTCTTCGCGCGACATGCGCAGGATAAAATCATTGGCTGCAAAACCGCGTATTTGCAGGCGCTGGGAAAGGTTCAATAAAAATGCCGCAATCCGTTCTTCCGCGCGCATATTGCCTAAAAGCAGCATAACGCCTTGGTCTTTCACGATTTCCCGGCTCATCAGGCGGAGGAAATGGGTTTGGAGGGTAGGAATTTTTTTGCCCAATTCCTCCATGTGTGAAAAAGGCAGCTCGCACACTTCGCTGTCTTCCAATGCGACCGCATCGCAACTGTGCACATGCGAGCAAATACCGTCCATTCCGATTAATTCGCCCGACATGGAAAAACCGGTTACTTGGTCGCGCCCGTCTTGGCTGGCCACCATTGTTTTGAAAAAGCCTGTGCGGATGGCATAAAGCGAAGTGAAGGCCTCGCCGGTACGAAACAGATATTCGCCTTTTTTCAAGCGGCGGCTTTGTTTGATGACTGAGTCCAGCTGCTCGAATTCGGAAGGAACCAAACCTATCGGCATGCACAGTTCGCGCAGCGAGCAAGAAGAACATAACGTCTTAATTGCAGGAGTGTGTGTAGTCATAAATGCATATCCGGTTTACGGTTTAAATCATCCTTATTTCTTATTGTTTTGTTTATGCGTTTTTGACGCATATCAAGGCTTTTTGTTCATAATGTACGCATTCTATCAAACGGGTTTCCGTTTGACTATGGAAAACGCCCGTCAACCGTCAAAAACATTCAAAGCCTATAAAATTAAAGCAGTTTCTTATGAAAACCATCGCAATACACAATCAAGCCCTGCCTGAATTCGACCGCCGTTTGATAGCCAGCCTTCCGGCCAGCGGCCCGCGCTATACGTCTTATCCCACTGCAGACCGTTTTGATTCCAGCTGCGGCGAAGCAGAATATCTCTCGGCGCTGGCCGGAAGGCAGAATAAGGCTGCCGACCCAGCCTTATCGCTTTATATCCACATTCCTTTCTGTAATACCATTTGTTATTACTGCGGCTGCAATAAAATCATCACTAAAGACACAAGCAGAGCCGATGCTTATATAGGCTATCTGGAGCGTGAAATGGCGCTTTTGTCGCCGCATTTGAAAGGCAGCCGCAAGCTCGCCCAACTCCACTTTGGCGGCGGCACGCCCACTTTTCTGAGCGACGGCCAAATTGAGCGCGTATTTTCTATGATACGTAAATATTTTACCCTGATGCCTGCCGGCGAGTATTCAATCGAAATCGATCCGAGAAAGGTCAGCCGGGATACGGTGCGCCACTTAGGCAGGCTCGGTTTTAACCGCATGAGTGTGGGCATTCAGGATTTCGACCCTAAAGTGCAGCAAGCGGTTAACCGCGTTCAAACGGAAGCAGAAACCCGGGAGGTTATTGAGGCTGCGCGTGAAGCCGGGTTTAAATCCGTGAGCGTTGATTTGATTTACGGTCTTCCCTATCAGTCGCCCGACAGCATAAAGTCTACTTTGGAAACCGTGTTGTCGCTTGATCCCGACCGCTTGGCGCTGTATCACTATGCCCATCTGCCGCATATTTTCAAGCCCCAGCGCCGCATCGATACCGCCAGTGTGCCGAGCAGCGAAGAGAAGCTCGATATTCTCCAATACGCCGTGCAAACCCTCACTTCGCGCGGCTACGAGTTTATTGGCATGGATCACTTTGCCAAGCCCTCCGACGAATTGACCATTGCCTTGCACGAAGGCCGCCTGCAACGCAATTTCCAAGGCTATTCAACCCATGCCGATTGTGATCTGGTTGCCATCGGTGTGTCCAGTATCGGCAAAATCGGCAATATGTATGCGCAAAACGAAAAAGACATCGAAGCTTATTATGCCGCTCTTGATGCAGGCCGCCTGCCTGTTATGCGCGGCTACCGGCTCAATCAGGACGATATATTGCGACGCCGGATTATCCAAGATTTAATGTGCCGCTTTTCACTTGAGTTTTCCGATTATGAAGGCCAGTTTGGTATCCGTTTTGGCGAGTATTTCCAACAAGAGCTTCAGGATTTAGAGCAAATGGCGCAACTGGGGCTGCTTGATTTTGATGCACACAGCCTTACCGTCAGCCCCAAAGGCCGCTTCCTTATCCGCAATATCGCCATGATATTCGATTACCATTTGCGGCATAGGGAAACCAAAGTGAAATACTCGCAAACCGTATAAACCGCCTTAAAACGAAAATGCCTGTCTGAAAACTTTTTCAGACAGGCATTGTTTGCCAGCATACATTCCCGGCTTGCAAATCAGACAGATTTCTATAATATTGATGCAAAACCAATCACAGAAAACAGAAAATAGAGGCATCCATGCAAAATATACAAGAATATGTCCGCGCCAAAGCACAGGCTGCCAAAGAAGCTTATTACCGGCTTGCCGCAGCGACTACCGCGCAAAAAAATGCAGCGTTGCTACATATGGCGGAGCTGATTAAACAACACGAAGCCGAAATCATTGCCGCCAATGCGGAAGACTTGAAAGCCGCCGAAGCAAAAGGGTTGGATGCCGCATTGCTCGATCGGCTGAAGCTCACAGGCAGCACCATCGACAGTATGTGTGAAGGCTTGCGCCAGATTGCCGCGCTGCCCGACCCCGTTGGCGAGATGGACGAATTCCGCACCCGTCCCAACGGGTTGCAAATCGGCAAAATGCGCGTTCCGCTCGGTGTGATCGGCATTATTTACGAATCACGCCCGAATGTTACTGTTGATGCGGCTGCTTTGTGTTTGAAGTCAGGCAACGCCTGTATCTTGCGCGGCGGCAGCGAAGCGTTTCACAGCAACTCGGCCATCGCCAAGTTCATTACCCAAGCATTGAAAGCCAACAGTCTGCCGCCGGATGCGGTGGGATTTATTGAGCATACCGACAGGGCTGGCGTGGGCGCCATGCTGCAAAGCCCCGATTTAATAGATGTCATCAT
This portion of the Neisseria canis genome encodes:
- a CDS encoding TM2 domain-containing protein → MKNLYSLLNLPAGADSQQVSKAVLRAAEQELLSLQQLREIRDTLSTPIAKAEYDVKLFQTHPDLRETLAHPPVDTEPAEEETVSNDNHNDYLIFVDEHPLSPSEKQRKRMRTVHKSTYIISGFFGGIFGLHHLLVGDRASATVHLILSLTLIGLPVMFFKSLIDIYQASAQVPDENGMINL
- a CDS encoding glutathione S-transferase family protein, whose translation is MLTLYYLPGACSLVPQVALEWAGADYQAVEVPRDKIKSPEFLALNPMGSVPVLQEGDRALSQNIAILEYVHELYPKALILGGGDAKHRAEARKWLAFANADLHPAFSLLFAPQRFVDGEEEQAKLRAVAAGRVTMLYNYPHEVLSKQPYLAGEKTIADVYLYVTLRWAKGLGLDLSIYPAFTDFYLRMESDEGVQQALSKQGLL
- the serB gene encoding phosphoserine phosphatase SerB, with product MKPHVLVLQHPTIASCDLSRLARHISIPTAHLPTSIRIPVTAGFSLPDDIAQHLNEQKIDYAVLPDMKFEELGLIVSDMDSTLITIECIDEIAAGVGLKNQVAAITERSMRGELDFEQSLRERVGLLKGLQEHVLQEVYDQVLQLSPGAEYLLAECKKHDVKFMLVSGGFTFFTDRLKKRLGLDYAYANQLSSENSILNGQLNGRIIDAKAKADLLTEHRNALGLEAWQVVAVGDGANDIPMLEAAGIGIAYRAKPKAQAHADACINHHGLEAIRGWFA
- a CDS encoding 3'-5' exonuclease, coding for MSDVKCRWPLLAAAFARLGRPVVIVDLETTGGNMLADRITEVAMLRFEQGRVMQREWLVNPQMPIPPFITGLTGIDDGMVKNAPVFAELAKELLPFLQGAVVVAHNSRFDYTFLRHEFQRAGMDFAAPALCTVQLSRKLYPQFHKHNLDSIIERCGIEMQQRHRAMADVLALAEFLEKALSERGVQEFEARSRALMNPKMLPAWLSPDLTDQLYALPDRHGVLVWLDKGGQALHMGEHEHVFSAVASHLHVKRPDYAERAARVRFIPAVGGLHALWLKAQLANEYGLKHEQGMKTYLTVRFRPDEAGALQAKIEPLYFGKHHQKPFGLFLHKKSAKRALTVWAAEMGLCPSALDILPQTYICGVPCPMEVAGKCRGGCASEGGNPLHNERVLASAGLLPVADWGKMHEVEITETDGLSGQCFTFHCAGGALSLPDGSWYFDESLPAVLKTKFKMGSRVVKMLG
- the htpX gene encoding protease HtpX: MKRIFLFLLTNIAVLVVISIILSILGLNGDPNNMAGLLGFSAVIGFTGSIISLLTSKMAAKRAVGAEVITQPQNELEAWLLNTVEAQARQWNLQTPEVAIYDSPEPNAFATGPSKNNSLVAVSTGLLNNMTRDEVEAVLAHEMAHVGNGDMVTLTLIQGVVNTFVIFLSRIISNMVATNDRGETNGGIYFVVSMILQVLFGFLASIIVMWFSRQREYRADAGAAKLVGTPKMIAALQRLKGNPSDLPQDMTAMGIASEAKDSLLSTHPSLDNRIARLQNM
- the fnr gene encoding fumarate/nitrate reduction transcriptional regulator Fnr; this encodes MTTHTPAIKTLCSSCSLRELCMPIGLVPSEFEQLDSVIKQSRRLKKGEYLFRTGEAFTSLYAIRTGFFKTMVASQDGRDQVTGFSMSGELIGMDGICSHVHSCDAVALEDSEVCELPFSHMEELGKKIPTLQTHFLRLMSREIVKDQGVMLLLGNMRAEERIAAFLLNLSQRLQIRGFAANDFILRMSREEIGSYLGLKLETVSRTLSKFHQEGLVQVEHKHIKLLNPEALKQMVSGCSHAVE
- the hemN gene encoding oxygen-independent coproporphyrinogen III oxidase; translated protein: MKTIAIHNQALPEFDRRLIASLPASGPRYTSYPTADRFDSSCGEAEYLSALAGRQNKAADPALSLYIHIPFCNTICYYCGCNKIITKDTSRADAYIGYLEREMALLSPHLKGSRKLAQLHFGGGTPTFLSDGQIERVFSMIRKYFTLMPAGEYSIEIDPRKVSRDTVRHLGRLGFNRMSVGIQDFDPKVQQAVNRVQTEAETREVIEAAREAGFKSVSVDLIYGLPYQSPDSIKSTLETVLSLDPDRLALYHYAHLPHIFKPQRRIDTASVPSSEEKLDILQYAVQTLTSRGYEFIGMDHFAKPSDELTIALHEGRLQRNFQGYSTHADCDLVAIGVSSIGKIGNMYAQNEKDIEAYYAALDAGRLPVMRGYRLNQDDILRRRIIQDLMCRFSLEFSDYEGQFGIRFGEYFQQELQDLEQMAQLGLLDFDAHSLTVSPKGRFLIRNIAMIFDYHLRHRETKVKYSQTV